The following proteins are co-located in the Massilia litorea genome:
- a CDS encoding DUF3597 domain-containing protein has translation MGILSNIFSKIFPSSHAANKQPQAQPQAQPQAQPQAQAPQAQPQAAPQAAPAPAAMDQVDVEAILTQKQQASGQQLNWRTSIVDLLKLLDLDSSLQSRKELAAELHYTGDTSDSASMNIWLHKQVMNKLAANGGKVPADLKD, from the coding sequence ATGGGCATTCTGAGCAATATCTTCAGCAAGATCTTCCCGTCCTCGCACGCGGCCAACAAGCAGCCGCAGGCGCAGCCACAGGCGCAACCGCAAGCCCAGCCCCAGGCACAGGCCCCGCAGGCCCAGCCTCAAGCTGCACCGCAGGCAGCGCCCGCCCCCGCGGCAATGGACCAGGTCGACGTCGAAGCCATCCTGACCCAGAAGCAGCAGGCGTCGGGCCAGCAGCTGAACTGGCGCACCTCGATCGTCGACCTGCTCAAATTGCTCGACCTCGACAGCAGCCTACAATCGCGCAAGGAACTCGCCGCCGAACTGCACTACACCGGCGACACTTCCGATTCGGCCTCGATGAATATCTGGCTGCACAAGCAGGTGATGAACAAGCTGGCCGCCAACGGCGGCAAGGTGCCGGCCGACCTGAAAGACTGA
- a CDS encoding zinc ribbon domain-containing protein, translating to MSKGLRLTEKWLQRALWLVAFAFASFLIGLGGKIVDNLADVERSPTLEQFMEPAQLAAVRRDEEDADRRQTRASERYAQAVEKHGVAQANTKSARAGFDNWVATRSVTARPDQDAELIARTKALETLEADERRALAAVEAQRQALLDATQQGERATRRRHELELPAEFRRDKALQSLTLRIFGYRLALTLPLLVAAGWLFKHKRKSPSWPFAWGFIFFALFAFFFELVPYLPSYGGYVRYIVGIIVTVVAGRYAIAALQRYLARQKESEALPDVQRRRTLRYDTALARLGKSVCPGCERPVDLKDGKTDYCPHCGIGLFDRCGRCAARKNAFGRFCFACGTAANTSLAD from the coding sequence ATGAGCAAAGGATTGCGGCTGACCGAGAAATGGCTGCAGCGCGCGCTGTGGCTGGTGGCGTTTGCGTTCGCCAGCTTTCTCATCGGCCTGGGCGGCAAAATCGTCGACAACCTGGCCGACGTGGAACGGTCGCCCACCCTGGAACAGTTCATGGAACCGGCCCAGCTTGCCGCCGTGCGCCGGGACGAGGAAGACGCGGACCGGCGCCAGACACGCGCCAGCGAACGTTATGCGCAAGCCGTCGAAAAACACGGCGTGGCGCAGGCGAACACGAAGTCGGCCCGTGCCGGCTTCGACAACTGGGTCGCCACGCGCAGCGTGACCGCGCGACCCGACCAGGATGCCGAACTGATTGCCCGGACCAAGGCGCTCGAAACGCTGGAAGCCGACGAGCGGCGCGCCCTGGCTGCGGTGGAAGCGCAGCGCCAGGCCCTGCTCGACGCGACCCAGCAAGGCGAGCGCGCCACAAGGCGCCGGCACGAGCTCGAGCTGCCGGCCGAGTTCAGGCGCGACAAGGCGCTGCAGTCGCTGACCCTGCGCATCTTCGGCTACCGCCTGGCGCTGACCCTGCCGCTGCTGGTTGCCGCCGGCTGGCTGTTCAAGCACAAGAGAAAGAGTCCTTCCTGGCCTTTCGCCTGGGGTTTTATTTTTTTCGCCCTGTTTGCCTTCTTCTTCGAGCTGGTGCCCTACCTGCCGAGTTACGGCGGCTATGTGCGCTATATCGTGGGAATCATCGTCACTGTGGTGGCGGGGCGCTATGCGATCGCCGCCCTGCAGCGCTACCTGGCGCGCCAGAAGGAAAGCGAAGCCTTGCCGGATGTGCAGCGGCGCCGGACGCTGCGCTACGACACGGCGCTGGCCAGGCTCGGGAAGAGCGTGTGCCCGGGCTGCGAGCGGCCGGTCGACCTGAAAGACGGGAAAACGGATTACTGCCCGCACTGCGGCATCGGCCTGTTCGACCGGTGCGGCCGCTGCGCGGCGCGCAAGAATGCCTTCGGACGGTTCTGCTTTGCGTGCGGAACCGCCGCGAACACGTCCCTGGCTGACTGA
- the trpS gene encoding tryptophan--tRNA ligase has product MNSPETKTPAPVILTGDRPTGPLHLGHFVGSLRNRVAYQNEYRQFIMLADAQALTDNMDDTGKVHRNVVEVALDYLAVGIDPSQSTIFIQSQVPELAELTFYYLNLVTVARLERNPTVKTEIALRNFERDIPAGFLTYPVSQASDISAFKATLVPVGEDQIPMIEQCNEIVRRFNRLVNKDILVECKALVPEIGRLPGIDGKAKMSKSLGNTINLGDSEDQIRAAVKQVYTDPLHLKVSDPGHVEGNVAFLYLDAFDTDKAALEEMKAHYTRGGLGDSIVKKRLDLVLQEMLAPIRARREEFAQDKGQVLQMLKEGTMKAREVAAGTVDEVRRALGLSYF; this is encoded by the coding sequence ATGAATTCCCCAGAGACCAAGACCCCCGCACCTGTCATCCTGACCGGCGACCGTCCGACCGGCCCGCTGCACCTCGGCCACTTCGTGGGCAGCCTGCGCAACCGTGTTGCCTACCAGAACGAGTACCGCCAGTTCATCATGCTGGCCGACGCCCAGGCGCTCACCGACAACATGGATGACACCGGCAAGGTACACCGGAATGTAGTCGAAGTGGCGCTCGATTACCTCGCCGTCGGGATCGACCCGAGCCAGTCGACGATCTTCATCCAGTCCCAGGTTCCGGAACTGGCCGAGTTGACATTCTATTATCTTAATCTCGTCACTGTCGCCCGTTTGGAGCGCAACCCGACTGTCAAGACGGAAATCGCGCTGCGTAATTTCGAGCGCGATATCCCAGCCGGCTTCCTGACTTACCCGGTCAGCCAGGCCTCCGACATCAGCGCCTTCAAGGCGACCCTGGTGCCGGTGGGCGAGGACCAGATCCCGATGATCGAGCAGTGCAACGAGATCGTGCGCCGCTTCAACCGCCTGGTCAATAAAGACATCCTGGTCGAGTGCAAGGCCCTGGTGCCGGAAATCGGCCGCCTGCCTGGCATCGACGGCAAGGCCAAGATGAGCAAGTCGCTGGGCAATACCATCAACCTGGGCGACAGCGAAGACCAGATCCGCGCCGCGGTGAAACAGGTCTACACGGATCCGCTGCACCTGAAGGTTTCGGACCCGGGCCACGTCGAAGGCAACGTCGCCTTCCTCTACCTGGACGCTTTCGATACCGACAAGGCGGCGCTGGAAGAGATGAAGGCGCATTACACGCGCGGCGGCCTGGGCGACAGCATCGTCAAGAAACGCCTGGACCTGGTGTTGCAGGAGATGCTGGCCCCGATCCGCGCCCGCCGCGAAGAGTTCGCGCAGGACAAGGGGCAGGTGCTGCAGATGCTCAAGGAAGGCACGATGAAGGCGCGTGAAGTGGCGGCCGGTACGGTCGACGAAGTACGCCGCGCGCTGGGACTGTCCTACTTCTGA
- a CDS encoding family 1 glycosylhydrolase produces MQRSHGEFFHALELWGGLECTVNRVQDEYFSQLDRNGHALRNCDIGRFASTGIRAIRYPILWERTAPDGIDKADWSWPDERLPLLREAGVTPIAGLIHHGSGPRDTSLLDPAFPERLAEYAGAVAARYPWLEYYTPVNEPCTTARFAGLYGVWYPHARDDKSFIQALLIQCRAVVLCMRAIRKVNPNARLVQTDDLGKTYSTPELSHVAEFYNERRWLAWDLLCGTVGPEHPLWKYLTGTGVDVADLLWFRDNTCPPDIIGVNYYVTSERWLDHRPERYPQHHRGMADGIPCADIEASRALATPTAGIGPLLTEIWERYRLPLAITEAHIDANREDQLRWLLEIWQAAQTARTNGVDLRAVTVWSLLGSFDWNSLVTQNRGYYEPGPFDVRSPMPRPTALAAMMRELANGQPLSNPVLRGQGWWRRPDRFLCTPVATPAALTSIPAPAQRLAGIRAAPILITGATGTLGRAFARICQKRNLAYKLLSRHDMDIADPASVERALAHHKPWALINTSGYVRVDDAESDVERCMRDNTHGAAILAEACSRHGVHLTTFSSDLVFDGRKEAPYVESDPVTPLNVYGRSKAESETAVLDQHPGALVVRTSAFFGPWDKHNFVTLALNALERGETFVAADDMTVSPTYVPDLVHTCLDLAIDRESGVWHLNNGGSVTWFELAKLAAEKAGIDAGTLVAQSSGTMGLTAARPNYSVMHSERGVLLPKLENALDRYLELRNVHDPEYEELVKTAETRVPVASGHRQQEETPAEAVRGGF; encoded by the coding sequence ATGCAACGCAGCCATGGAGAATTTTTTCACGCGCTCGAACTCTGGGGCGGCCTTGAATGCACGGTGAATCGCGTGCAAGACGAGTACTTCAGCCAATTGGACCGTAACGGCCACGCCCTGCGCAACTGTGACATCGGGCGCTTCGCATCGACCGGCATCCGCGCCATCCGCTATCCAATCCTGTGGGAACGCACTGCCCCGGACGGCATCGACAAGGCCGACTGGAGCTGGCCCGACGAGCGCCTCCCGCTCCTGCGCGAAGCCGGCGTCACCCCGATCGCAGGCCTGATCCACCACGGCAGCGGCCCGCGCGATACCAGCCTGCTCGACCCCGCCTTCCCGGAACGCCTGGCCGAGTACGCCGGCGCGGTGGCCGCCCGTTATCCCTGGCTCGAGTACTACACACCCGTCAACGAACCCTGCACCACCGCGCGCTTCGCCGGCCTGTACGGCGTCTGGTACCCGCATGCGCGCGACGACAAAAGTTTCATCCAGGCCCTGCTGATCCAGTGCCGCGCCGTCGTGCTCTGCATGCGCGCCATCCGCAAGGTAAATCCGAACGCCAGGCTGGTCCAGACCGACGACCTCGGCAAGACCTACAGCACGCCCGAGCTGAGCCATGTCGCCGAGTTCTACAATGAGCGCCGCTGGCTGGCCTGGGACCTGCTGTGCGGCACCGTCGGCCCGGAACACCCACTATGGAAATACCTGACGGGCACCGGCGTCGATGTCGCCGACCTGCTCTGGTTCCGCGACAACACCTGCCCGCCGGATATCATCGGCGTGAACTATTACGTGACCAGCGAGCGCTGGCTCGACCACCGTCCGGAGCGCTATCCGCAGCACCACCGCGGCATGGCCGACGGCATCCCCTGCGCCGACATTGAAGCTTCGCGCGCGCTGGCCACGCCGACGGCCGGCATCGGCCCGCTGCTCACCGAAATCTGGGAGCGCTACCGCCTGCCGCTGGCGATCACCGAAGCCCATATCGACGCCAACCGCGAGGATCAGCTGCGCTGGCTGCTGGAGATCTGGCAGGCGGCGCAAACGGCGCGCACCAACGGTGTAGACCTGCGCGCCGTCACCGTCTGGTCGCTGCTCGGCTCCTTCGACTGGAACAGCCTGGTCACGCAGAACCGCGGCTATTACGAGCCGGGGCCGTTCGACGTCCGTTCGCCGATGCCGCGCCCGACCGCGCTGGCTGCCATGATGCGCGAACTGGCGAATGGCCAGCCGCTGTCGAACCCGGTCCTGCGCGGCCAGGGCTGGTGGCGCCGTCCGGACCGCTTCCTGTGCACCCCGGTCGCTACCCCGGCGGCCCTGACCTCGATCCCGGCCCCCGCCCAGCGCCTGGCCGGCATCCGCGCCGCGCCGATCCTGATCACGGGCGCTACCGGCACCCTGGGCCGTGCCTTCGCCCGCATCTGCCAGAAGCGCAACCTCGCCTACAAACTGCTGTCGCGCCACGACATGGACATCGCCGACCCGGCCTCGGTCGAACGCGCGCTGGCCCACCACAAGCCCTGGGCCCTGATCAATACCAGCGGCTATGTGCGCGTCGACGATGCCGAGAGCGATGTCGAGCGCTGCATGCGCGACAACACACACGGCGCCGCGATCCTGGCCGAGGCCTGCTCCCGCCACGGCGTGCACCTGACTACCTTCTCGAGCGACCTGGTGTTCGATGGCCGCAAGGAAGCCCCATACGTCGAGAGCGATCCGGTTACGCCGCTGAACGTCTATGGCCGCAGCAAGGCCGAATCGGAAACCGCCGTGCTCGATCAACACCCGGGCGCCCTGGTGGTGCGTACCAGCGCCTTCTTTGGTCCCTGGGACAAGCACAATTTCGTCACGCTGGCGCTGAACGCGCTGGAGCGCGGCGAGACTTTTGTTGCGGCCGACGACATGACCGTCTCGCCGACCTATGTGCCCGATCTCGTCCACACCTGCCTCGATCTCGCCATCGACCGCGAATCCGGCGTCTGGCACCTGAACAACGGCGGCTCGGTCACCTGGTTCGAGCTGGCGAAACTGGCGGCGGAAAAGGCCGGCATCGATGCCGGCACGCTGGTCGCGCAATCTTCAGGCACGATGGGCCTGACCGCGGCGCGTCCGAACTACAGCGTCATGCACAGCGAGCGCGGCGTCCTGCTGCCGAAGCTGGAGAATGCGCTCGACCGCTATCTCGAGCTGCGCAATGTCCACGATCCGGAGTACGAGGAACTGGTCAAGACCGCGGAAACGCGGGTGCCTGTGGCCAGCGGCCATCGCCAGCAGGAAGAGACGCCGGCCGAAGCGGTGCGCGGCGGGTTCTGA
- a CDS encoding cytochrome P450 translates to MKPSTPFECPHHAALRAASSEPAPQPAGSWPPGPAPGLTGWGLLRAMSRDLLGTLEGWRRAHGDVVHLRIRPEHQVVLTDPALVRELLVAQHEGLVRWERGVQVMAQLHGHSVLTAEGQPWRARRQALQPSFTPKAVQSFVPDIAAASGKALAGWRADGAAWPIEQAFTSLGMDIILRTMFSSEIDADARLAERAVHEVSVAGNAEMYWPASWPDWMPWKASKRRAMKMLRGLIERHVTTRLALARDLWPGDLLTRLLILHLDDPDAWSLQAVRDECMTAFLAGHETAAATLTWWSWCMAANPAAQAAARAEVDAVLRGRDPAAEDLPALACLKRTLQETLRLYPAAPVLLSRRSTGAIALGGWRFPARTMFTVPVGLMQRDARWFPEPDAFRPERFADDAGKQIRGAYLPFGAGPRVCIGQHLALAEMTVVAAMFLQRFEVAAPEGMAPPEPEFHITLRPRESLKLLLARRAP, encoded by the coding sequence ATGAAACCTTCCACACCCTTCGAGTGCCCCCATCACGCCGCCCTGCGCGCGGCGTCTTCCGAACCTGCGCCGCAGCCGGCGGGCAGCTGGCCGCCCGGTCCGGCGCCCGGCCTCACCGGCTGGGGCCTGCTGCGCGCGATGTCGCGCGACCTGCTCGGCACGCTCGAAGGGTGGCGGCGCGCCCACGGCGACGTCGTGCACCTGCGGATCCGGCCCGAGCACCAGGTCGTGCTCACCGATCCCGCCCTGGTGCGCGAACTGCTGGTCGCCCAGCACGAGGGGCTGGTGCGCTGGGAGCGCGGCGTCCAGGTCATGGCGCAGCTGCATGGGCACAGCGTGCTGACGGCCGAAGGCCAGCCCTGGCGCGCCAGGCGCCAGGCCCTGCAGCCCAGCTTCACGCCGAAGGCGGTGCAGTCCTTCGTGCCCGACATCGCGGCAGCAAGCGGCAAGGCGCTGGCAGGATGGCGCGCGGACGGCGCGGCCTGGCCGATCGAACAGGCCTTTACGTCGCTCGGCATGGACATCATCCTGCGCACGATGTTTTCCAGCGAAATCGATGCCGACGCGCGCCTGGCCGAGCGTGCCGTGCACGAAGTCTCGGTCGCGGGCAACGCCGAAATGTACTGGCCGGCGAGCTGGCCCGACTGGATGCCGTGGAAGGCGTCCAAACGGCGCGCCATGAAGATGCTGCGCGGCCTGATCGAACGCCATGTGACCACGCGGCTGGCGCTGGCGCGCGATCTGTGGCCCGGCGATTTGCTGACGCGGCTTCTAATCCTGCACCTGGACGATCCTGACGCCTGGTCCTTGCAGGCGGTGCGCGACGAATGCATGACGGCCTTCCTTGCGGGCCACGAGACCGCGGCCGCCACGCTGACCTGGTGGTCCTGGTGCATGGCCGCCAACCCGGCGGCGCAGGCGGCCGCGCGCGCCGAGGTCGACGCCGTCCTCCGAGGACGGGACCCGGCCGCCGAAGACCTGCCCGCACTCGCCTGCCTGAAGCGCACCTTGCAGGAAACCCTGCGCCTGTATCCGGCCGCGCCGGTGCTCCTCAGCCGCCGTTCGACGGGAGCGATCGCGCTCGGCGGCTGGCGCTTTCCGGCGCGGACCATGTTCACGGTGCCGGTCGGCCTGATGCAGCGCGACGCGCGCTGGTTTCCTGAGCCGGACGCGTTCCGGCCCGAGCGCTTCGCCGACGACGCCGGGAAACAAATCCGCGGCGCCTACCTGCCCTTTGGTGCGGGGCCGCGCGTGTGCATCGGCCAGCACCTGGCGCTGGCCGAGATGACGGTGGTCGCGGCGATGTTCCTGCAGCGCTTCGAAGTGGCGGCGCCGGAAGGGATGGCGCCGCCCGAACCCGAGTTCCACATCACGCTGCGCCCGCGCGAGTCGCTCAAGCTGCTGCTGGCGAGGCGGGCGCCATGA
- a CDS encoding AraC family transcriptional regulator: protein MAARPLTSPICPSPLERAPRAARAGGVPCESLRLAPASLQGALLALVARDTSALLLDDAQRLTHFPASPFVTISWFRDAEVGLVTPGPHGPAWAPFGASVVVSGTQAHPTVSWSPTTGRGHVACFTADAAQALFGLDLAAIQDRFAPVGEVIGPEFAALWDALLASEDAEVPGVLERHLARRWQAVQGRDSERPSLRQLGRHWVERLGWQASQWARVHSPRHVERRVKSFSGRSLREWQSIVRTEGLFFAARERYEAGLPFDWAGLAQDQGFTDQAHMIRSAKRITGFAPTEFAQRFAEDESFWMYRLWV, encoded by the coding sequence ATGGCTGCCCGCCCCCTCACCTCACCAATCTGCCCCTCCCCGCTCGAGCGCGCTCCCCGCGCCGCGCGCGCGGGTGGCGTCCCTTGCGAATCGCTGCGCCTGGCGCCCGCGTCCCTGCAGGGCGCACTGCTCGCACTGGTCGCGCGCGACACCAGCGCTCTGCTCCTGGACGATGCCCAGCGCCTGACCCATTTCCCGGCCTCGCCCTTCGTCACCATTTCCTGGTTCCGGGATGCGGAGGTGGGCCTGGTGACGCCCGGTCCGCACGGTCCGGCCTGGGCGCCCTTCGGCGCATCGGTCGTCGTCTCCGGCACCCAGGCGCATCCGACGGTGAGCTGGTCGCCGACGACGGGACGCGGCCATGTCGCCTGCTTCACGGCCGACGCCGCGCAAGCGCTGTTCGGCCTCGACCTGGCGGCGATCCAGGACCGTTTCGCGCCTGTCGGCGAGGTGATCGGCCCGGAATTCGCCGCGCTGTGGGACGCGCTGCTGGCGAGTGAGGACGCGGAAGTTCCGGGGGTACTGGAGCGCCACCTGGCACGCCGCTGGCAGGCCGTGCAAGGCCGCGATTCGGAACGTCCGTCGCTGCGGCAGCTGGGACGGCACTGGGTCGAACGCCTGGGCTGGCAGGCGAGCCAGTGGGCGCGCGTGCACAGCCCGCGCCACGTCGAGCGCCGGGTGAAATCCTTCAGCGGCAGGTCGCTGCGCGAATGGCAATCGATCGTGCGCACCGAAGGCCTGTTCTTCGCGGCGCGCGAGCGCTACGAGGCCGGCCTGCCTTTCGACTGGGCAGGGCTGGCGCAGGACCAGGGCTTCACCGACCAGGCGCACATGATCCGCAGCGCGAAGCGCATCACCGGTTTTGCGCCGACCGAATTCGCCCAGCGCTTCGCCGAGGACGAATCCTTCTGGATGTACCGGCTCTGGGTATAA
- a CDS encoding cation:proton antiporter domain-containing protein has product MQEQHAFPFFREIILFLILAGILIPTLQRLRINQVLGFLAVGALVGPFGLGLHAAEFPWLAWLTFPSGQGISMLAEIGVLFLMFMIGLELSAARLWAMRAWVFGGGTVQVLASAALIGGALHFLGQPFATAAILGLVLSLSSTAVVMQLMSAQDSTGSRLGQAAFSVLMLQDLAVVPILVLIGVLARGGGDGAATLAMLTMAKAAGAIALIYLVGGRVIHPLFKAFARHRQPDVFMALILLSTFGIAGLSNAAGLSMALGALIAGLLLAETEFRHEVELMVEPFKGLLMGLFFMTVGMGMDLRQLVDAPLWLAGAVCGLVLIKAFVVTLLLRAGRFSWTRAAEGGLLLAQGGEFAFIVLGDAVAAKLLDPGLGARVMLAVGLSMFITPLLARLGRMIGERGERAARESAAQHDETALAEARGKIVIAGFGRVGQQLAKLLDAQHIPYVAFENNATMVSKLHAQGVPVFFGNAARPELLRLVKADQAPAIVLTMDNPSSALQAVRGIRREFAEVPLFVRSRDERHARSLKRAGATVVVPETLEASLQLSAFVLEAMGLDERTVDDIVDRERDLFAEQLNDAGLREPGHRG; this is encoded by the coding sequence GTGCAAGAGCAACACGCTTTCCCGTTTTTCCGGGAAATCATCCTTTTCCTGATCCTCGCCGGCATCCTCATCCCCACCCTGCAGCGCCTGCGCATCAACCAGGTGCTGGGCTTCCTGGCGGTCGGCGCCCTGGTCGGTCCGTTCGGGCTCGGCCTGCATGCGGCCGAATTCCCCTGGCTCGCCTGGCTGACCTTCCCCAGCGGCCAGGGCATCTCGATGCTGGCCGAAATCGGCGTGCTGTTCCTGATGTTCATGATCGGCCTCGAACTCTCGGCCGCGCGCCTGTGGGCGATGCGCGCCTGGGTCTTCGGCGGCGGCACGGTGCAGGTGCTGGCCAGCGCGGCGCTGATCGGCGGCGCGCTTCATTTCCTCGGCCAGCCCTTCGCCACGGCCGCCATCCTCGGTCTCGTACTCTCGCTTTCCTCGACCGCCGTCGTGATGCAGCTGATGAGCGCACAAGACAGCACCGGTAGCCGCCTCGGCCAGGCCGCGTTTTCGGTGCTGATGCTGCAGGACCTGGCCGTGGTGCCGATCCTGGTCCTGATCGGCGTGCTGGCACGCGGCGGCGGCGACGGCGCCGCGACACTGGCGATGCTGACGATGGCGAAAGCGGCCGGCGCGATCGCCCTGATCTATCTCGTCGGCGGGCGCGTCATCCATCCCCTGTTCAAAGCCTTTGCGCGTCACCGCCAGCCGGACGTGTTCATGGCGCTGATCCTGCTGAGCACCTTCGGCATCGCCGGCCTGTCGAACGCCGCCGGCCTGTCGATGGCGCTCGGCGCCCTGATCGCCGGCCTGCTGCTGGCCGAGACCGAGTTCCGGCACGAGGTCGAGCTGATGGTCGAGCCCTTCAAGGGCCTGCTCATGGGCCTGTTCTTCATGACGGTCGGGATGGGCATGGACCTGCGCCAGCTGGTCGACGCGCCGCTGTGGCTGGCCGGCGCCGTCTGCGGGCTGGTGCTGATCAAGGCTTTCGTGGTCACGCTGCTGCTGCGCGCCGGACGCTTTTCGTGGACGCGCGCGGCCGAGGGCGGCCTGCTGCTGGCCCAGGGCGGCGAGTTTGCCTTCATCGTACTGGGCGACGCGGTGGCGGCCAAACTGCTCGACCCCGGCCTCGGCGCGCGCGTGATGCTGGCCGTCGGCCTGTCGATGTTCATCACGCCGCTGCTGGCGCGCCTGGGACGGATGATCGGCGAGCGCGGCGAACGTGCCGCCCGCGAGAGCGCGGCCCAGCACGACGAAACGGCGCTGGCCGAGGCGCGCGGCAAGATCGTCATCGCCGGCTTCGGCCGGGTCGGGCAGCAGCTGGCCAAGCTGCTCGACGCCCAGCACATCCCGTATGTCGCTTTCGAAAACAACGCCACCATGGTCTCGAAGCTGCATGCGCAGGGCGTCCCGGTCTTCTTCGGCAACGCGGCGCGCCCGGAACTGCTGCGCCTCGTGAAGGCCGACCAGGCGCCGGCGATCGTGCTGACGATGGACAATCCGTCTTCGGCCCTGCAGGCGGTGCGCGGGATCCGCCGCGAATTCGCCGAGGTGCCGCTGTTCGTGCGCTCGCGCGACGAGCGGCATGCACGTTCGCTCAAGCGCGCAGGCGCGACGGTCGTGGTGCCGGAAACGCTGGAAGCGAGCCTGCAGCTGTCGGCCTTCGTGCTCGAAGCGATGGGGCTGGACGAGCGTACGGTGGACGACATCGTCGACCGCGAGCGCGACCTGTTTGCCGAGCAGCTCAACGATGCGGGTTTACGGGAGCCGGGGCACCGCGGGTGA
- a CDS encoding CaiB/BaiF CoA transferase family protein, translating into MIDSGNLKGAPRALGHIRVLDLSRVLAGPWCSQNLADLGADVIKIERPGCGDDTRAWGPPYAKDADGKDTGEAAYYLSANRGKRSVTVDIASSEGQALIRELAREADVVLENYKVGQLKRYGLDYASLKAVKPDLVYCSITGFGQDGPYAHRAGYDFLIQGMGGLMSVTGERDELPGGGPQKAGVALTDLMTGMYATIAVLAALTHRDRTGEGQYIDMALLDTQVAMLANVGSNYLTSGKAPKRWGNAHANIVPYQTFACSDGHIIVAAGNDGQYQKFVEAGGRPELAADPRFATNPQRVANRDVLVPLLAEMVATRSRNEWIAMLEAVGVPCGPINDVGEVFANEQVRARGMAVELAHPSAGKVTLVRSPMKMSSTPATSDKAPPLLGQHTDEVLRDVLKRSGDEIAALRARGVV; encoded by the coding sequence ATGATCGATTCCGGCAATCTCAAGGGCGCGCCCAGGGCGCTGGGCCATATCCGCGTGCTCGATTTGTCGCGCGTGCTGGCCGGCCCCTGGTGTTCGCAAAACCTGGCCGACCTCGGCGCCGATGTGATCAAGATCGAGCGCCCCGGCTGCGGCGACGACACGCGCGCCTGGGGCCCGCCCTACGCGAAGGATGCGGACGGCAAGGACACGGGAGAGGCGGCCTATTACCTGTCGGCCAACCGCGGCAAGCGCTCGGTGACGGTCGATATCGCCAGCAGCGAAGGCCAGGCCCTGATCCGCGAACTGGCCCGTGAGGCCGACGTGGTCCTCGAGAATTACAAGGTCGGGCAACTGAAGCGCTATGGGCTGGACTACGCGTCGCTGAAAGCCGTCAAGCCGGACCTCGTCTACTGCTCGATCACCGGCTTCGGCCAGGACGGACCCTACGCCCACCGCGCCGGCTACGACTTCCTGATCCAGGGCATGGGCGGCCTGATGTCGGTGACCGGAGAGCGCGACGAACTGCCGGGCGGCGGTCCGCAAAAGGCCGGCGTGGCGCTGACCGACCTGATGACCGGGATGTACGCCACGATCGCGGTGCTGGCTGCGCTGACCCACCGCGACCGCACGGGAGAAGGACAGTACATCGACATGGCCCTGCTCGATACGCAAGTGGCGATGCTGGCCAATGTCGGCAGCAACTACCTCACCAGCGGCAAGGCGCCCAAGCGCTGGGGCAATGCGCACGCCAATATCGTGCCGTATCAAACCTTTGCCTGTTCGGATGGGCACATCATCGTCGCGGCCGGGAACGACGGCCAATACCAGAAGTTCGTGGAAGCCGGCGGCCGTCCCGAGCTGGCGGCCGACCCGCGCTTCGCGACCAATCCGCAGCGGGTGGCCAATCGCGACGTGCTGGTGCCGCTGCTGGCGGAGATGGTCGCCACGCGCAGCCGCAACGAGTGGATTGCAATGCTCGAAGCGGTCGGCGTGCCCTGCGGGCCGATCAACGATGTGGGCGAGGTCTTCGCCAACGAGCAGGTACGGGCGCGCGGCATGGCGGTCGAGCTGGCGCACCCGAGCGCCGGCAAGGTGACGCTGGTGCGCAGCCCGATGAAGATGTCCTCGACGCCGGCGACGAGCGACAAGGCGCCGCCGCTGCTGGGCCAGCACACCGACGAAGTGCTGCGCGATGTGCTGAAACGGAGCGGCGACGAGATTGCGGCGCTGCGCGCGCGCGGAGTGGTGTAA